In Desulfonatronospira thiodismutans ASO3-1, the sequence TCAAAAGCGGTATTATCGGCGAGTACAGTGACCGAAATGGTTTTGGGGCACGATTTCAGGTTCTCACCCTGGCTGCAAACGAACTGGAGCGCAGCTGGCTGGTTAAACGTTTTCAAGAGTGGCTTGAAGAGCAGTAGCCTGAACTTTGTTCATTTTGACGTCTGCTCATTTTTAAATACACATCGGTATGTCAGCAGCATACTCTTTCCGTAAACATTCAGGGGGCAATCAGTTGTAGTTCCAGGCCTGGCCGGTACCCGCCCCCTGAATGGCTGCCTCCTGCAATTTACCTGCATTTTTCAAGGCACTTTCCAAATTAAAAAATAAGCCCCGGCGCTTTCATCAGGCTGCAGTCCAGCTCAGTGATTCCAGCATGCTGCTGTGACCCAGTTTTTGTAATTTGATGTTTAAAGTGTGAACAATTTCACTCTTTGGCAGGAAAGCATGTATGCAATGGGGCATGGCTGGATTTATGAATGCTCTATGCCCATGCATGTGCTATTGCTCCCATAATTTTTAAGGCTGCGTCTTTTTATAGGTAAACAATGGAGAAAAAATGAAAACAGGAGGATTTATGAGCAAGGAAAAGAACTATTGGAGGGATGAATTCCCAGGAGAGCTCGTGTTGCTTGGTATCATCGGCGGCATCTACTATCTGTCAAATCTATTTAAAAAGGAAGAACATCCCGAGTACAATCGAAGAATGGACGAATTCTGGAGGAGAAAAGATCTCAACATTCATCCCTTTTCCATAAATAAACGAAAAAAGTAGAGCACCTTCTCATAAAAAACTTAGTGTCATCCCTGGGGCTGCAGTCCATTAGAAAGTGAATGAAGCAGCCCCTCCGGAAAGCTCACGGTGCAATCGATTTTTTCTGTTCGAGCTCATGAGTGTCTTGGTTACAGGCAAGTCTGATCTTGAAGTGTCAAGCCAGGCTAAGGAAAAACTATAAAGAGAACAGGAGGTTATTATGAACGGTATTGTTATGGTACTTTCGAAAGTTGCCAGAGACCCCAGCGCACAAAAAATTGCTATCGAGATCATTCGAAGGATGCTTGTAAAAAGATAGTTTTGTTACTGTCCTGAAGGATGAATTGCCCTCTGAGTTGGCCGGTCCTGAGCCCCGATGCCGACGCCCTGTTCTGGCAGTCTGCCTGTCATCTGCACTTGAATGAAGTGGAGCAGGGCCGGCAAAAAGCCCAAGACCTGTCTGATTTTTCACCAGGCTATCCCTTTTTGAAGAAGCTTGTAAAGGCTATTGAGAAGGTAGAGCAAAAGCACAAAGTGTAAGCACGTCCTGCAAAAAAGGAGTGTCTGGTGTCATCCCGGGGGGCTGCAATCCATAAAAGGATATGCAGTCACCCGGGAAAAATCGACATTTGTCTGAGTGTTATTGAAAAGGTTCACTTGATTTTTTTGTGTTTTGAATTATTAAGCACAAAATATGCCAAAATAAAAGGTTTGTTTTCCAGTAAACGAATTTTTTGTTAAAAAGTATTTAAATTCAGATATTTACCTCTTAAAAAATTATAAAGCCATTGTTAAGACACACCTTTTGGGATTTTTGTAGAAACTCTCCAACCATCTGTTTTTATTGAATCTGGGTTAAAAAGGGTGAACCGGAGTAAATATTCAATTGTTTCGGCAAGTTAATTGATTTTTGTCCCTCCAGAAAGCACTTTCAAATTTACCGGCAGGCAAAATCGGGGTAGGGTGAACTTTTTGCCTCTCAAAACCATTGACAGGAGCGGGTTTATAAGTCTAAGTGTCCGAAGGACTGGCTGGGTTTAGAACCATTGCGGCAATTATCTATGATACTATCTCTCCATTCAGAGAGGTCCGAAGGACTGGCTGGGTTTAGAACCATTGCGGCTGATGTATACGAAAGCCGCCGGTATCGGCGGCCTTCGGTCCGAAGGACTGGCTGGGTTTAGAACCATTGCGGCTTTTAGCTTTTGTAGTACCTCGGGGTCGCTACTTGGGTCCGAAGGACTGGCTGGGTTTAGAACCATTGCGGCTGTGTTACTTACCCTGCAAAATCCTCTACCTTACCGTCCGAAGGACTGGCTGGGTTTAGAACCATTGCGGCCTTGCCCCATTTGATGAGCACACGACTGGTGAGCTGTCCGAAGGACTGGCTGGGTTTAGAACCATTGCGGCTTATTTCTGGGAGTGTAGACCCAGGCCCTCAATATCGTCCGAAGGACTGGCTGGGTTTAGAACCATTGCGGCTGTTAGGGTTTGAGTAAAATTTTCTTAATTCTGATGTCCGAAGGACTGGCTGGGTTTAGAACCATTGCGGCATGACTTCAAGACCCCTTAGTATCTTTAATTCTTTGTCCGAAGGACTGGCTGGGTTTAGAACCATTGCGGCAAGAGGTACCTCGTGGTCCTCCATGAAATTACCAGGGTCCGAAGGACTGGCTGGGTTTAGAACCATTGCGGCTTGAGCTACTGTAATGTATACGTCCTCCTTGAAATAGTCCGAAGGACTGGCTGGGTTTAGAACCATTGCGACAAGTGGATCTAATCCACTTACCCAGAATGGTCTGTCATTGACCGGCTTTCAATGGCCCACTTCATTGCCACCACAACAACTCCTCCTCATGATCCTCTGATTAGAACAATTGATAATCGCTTAAGTGGGTCCACTTAGTGACCGCCTTAATGCGGTCTGGCCTGGCGATATTTACAAATCCTTTGTCTCAAATTCCGTAACCAGCACTCATTCTTTAAACAACTTTCCTAATAAAAAAATAAGGCATCAGGATGCTTCGATAGCTTTCTTTCGAGTGTCTTGGTTGAAGGCAAGTCTGATCTTGAAGTGTCAAACCAGGTTAAGGAAAAAGTATAAAGAGAACAGGAGGACATTATGAACAATATCATTAAGGTACTGTCGATAGTTGCCAGGGACCCCAGCGCTCAAAAAATTGCTATCGAGATCATTCGAAGGGTGCTTGTAAAAAGATAATTTTGTCATTGTATGTATGATTTTTTATAAAATATAAGGAGCTTAGATTATGCAGAACAATACAGATCTAGACCAGGGAAAGATGCTGCAGGTGCTGAACTGGGGCTATGGTAAAGCTCTTAATGGCGTTGCTGGAATGAGCTCTGCAAGTGAAATTGCCGAAGGCTACATGAATGGCAATGGAACTACACTTGATAAGGCGAACTCCTTAGTCAGGTGGCAGTGTGCTAAAGCCGGCACCTCGGGTTTTGTATCCAACCTGGGCGGATTGATGACCATGCCTGTAGGTATTCCAGCCAACATCGCCAGTGTAATTTATGTCCAGATCCGCATGGTAGTAGCTATAGCACATATGGGCGGATACGACATTCAAGACGATCGGGTGAGAACTCTGGTGTATGTTTGTCTTGTAGGCAATAACGCTCAGCAAATACTGAAGCAGGCCGGAGTGACGCTTGGCAGAAAAGTCGCTCAGAGGGCCGTTAATAAGATATCCGGCAGGGCGCTCATCGAATTGAACAAAAAGGTGGGCTTTCGCCTGGCTACCAAGTTCGGCGAACGAGGAATTGTAAACTTTGGCAAGGCGGTTCCCCTGGCAGGTGGCCTGGTCGGCGGTAGTTTCGATTATGTAACAACAAAAGGGGTCGGCAAAGCAGCCACCATGATCTTTATTGAATAACCTGCAGGTACTGGATTGAAATGGTCGCCTTTTGAACCGTAAGTATAACCAGTAAGTATAACCAAGAGTAAAATTTTTTCAAGGAGGGTGTTATGAACAGGAGAAGTGTTTTGGATGCAAGCTTTGACCGCAGCAGGGGAGGAAACATTCATGCCGAGGGGGATGCGGCGGATATCATAGGTTATGCAGTAGCAGCTACAATTGTGTTTACAGGTACAGCCTGGGCCTATGTTCTTACCCGCAAGAAAAATGATAACCATGGAAAGCCGGCCAGGAAAAAGCGTTGGAGATAAGATTTAAGTTCATAATAGCTGGAAATTAAGGATGTCAATGGTGAGATGCATCTACAAAAGTCGAAAAATCAATAAGTTATAAATCAATGAGTTGTTTAGGTTGCAGATGTCTGAATTTTTCATTCTCCGACTTTTTGCAGGTGCACCTGGTAAAGCTGATTGCTCGGCTCTCTGCACGATTTGGTGTTGCAGTCTCGAATAAAGCAGCTGCGCAGGAAGTCACCGTTATTGGTGCAGTGGGTGGAGCAACAGTAAACTGGGTCTTTATGTCTCACTTTCAGAACATGGCACGAGGTCATTTCAGTGTTCGTAGACTGGAGCGTATGTATGGAATTGAAGATGTTTGCAGAGAGTACGAACAAGTGTAAGCAGTCGAATAAATCAGGATAAGGAGCAAATATGTTAGATGACAGCAGATATTTCAGAGTTAGGGTTTCTCCCTCTTTTTGTCCTGAAAACATTGAGCTTGAAAGTTTTATCTTTGAGAACAATGTTGAAAATTATGCCTACGAAAAAAATCTGGAAATGATATATGAAAATATAGATAATTTTTTTGATCAAAAACCAGATTCTTACTACTATCTAAATTATGATGAAGTAGTAGCACTCATTATATCCTGGTTTGGAATTAAAAGTTTTAACCCTATCCTATGCAACACGGTTCTGCAGTATTTGAATATTGATTCAAACGAGGCCTTCGGTGTGGATGATGATTTCAGGGAACGCTCAGCAGAGAGTGCATCAACTATTTTATTTCAAAAAAAGATGTCAGAATTAGGTAATGACAAGGGCAGCAATGTTTATACACAGGATGCTATTGATGAATTTAAAAAATACAGCCTATCATCCAGGCTGACACATGCCGCAGTCGTGGTGGCTTTTAAGATTATCCAAAGTCCAAATTTTAATGAACTATTACAGTATATTATCGTAGACGCTCGATTTGCACTTTTATACATCCAAAAGAAAAATGCTGTTTTTAACAAGAAAAAAGAAGATACGAGTGATTTGGTTCAATAATCATGTTTGAAAATTGTTACTGATGCTTTGCTACAATAAGGCCTGTGTTTATCGAATAGAATAGCCAGAACAAGATTTCTTTCAAGGAGGGCAGACATGACTGATGCTGAAAAAATCATAGATCAGATTGAGCAGAAAATCGGCCAGTCAGAAGGACATGGTGAGGAGCTGAAAAAAGAGATCCAAAGCGATGTCCGGGCTGTGGATGATTATATAGACCGGCGTATTGAGCAACTGGGAAATCAGATCCGGTCTGAGGTGGCTCAAAGTATGGAGGCATACCGTGAGGAGATGGTGGAGTTGAATGGTTGTCTGCGTATGTATATAATTTATACTTGGGCAGGCATTGCCTCAGTCGTAATTTTCTATCTGGTCAGAAGTGTCCTGATGTGAGCATCGCTTATCTTTAGCGTTTCAATATCCTTACCCTTGGGTGGAAAGAGCAACAGTTTATCAAATGGAGTTGAATTTATGGTAACAGTTCAGCCCATTTTAAGGAAAGCAGGGGACAGGCACCCCAGCCCTTGTATTCTATTGATGTAAGAAAACAGGCTTAGAAAAACAATGACTGGGAGAGCCAGTCCCCATGCCACATGCAAATGGCTAAACTGTTACTTTTTATGCAAAGCTTGGATTTGATTTATTTTGAAAACAAAGCCAGGAAAAAGGCCAGGCGGTGTTTTTTCCTGGAAGATCCTTCCAGGTTTAGAACCAGGGTGGTGCAGAATAAAAAGCGCAAAAAAGAGTTGCGTCCCAAAGTAAAGTGCTGGAAAAATGAGCTTTGCAGCTTGTAAAAATCTGCAGTCAACCAGGGAAAACCCAGCTGTTTAAAAAATCACACCGGTAAAACCTAAATTGAAAAAAAGCGAGGTGACTCATGAACAAAGGTTTTTCTTCTCTGCGGGATAAAGTGACCAGTGCCGTGGACAAAGCCGGTGAGTTCATCAGTAAGGAGAGAAGTATCCAGCTTTCGCAGAAAGTGATCAACCAAGCCTTGCAGGCCGAGGAGGAGACAGTCAAGGGACTCAGGCAAAAGGGCCTGAGCCGGGTTCAGGTTGATATAGAAAAGGACAGAATCGATGCCACCGGGCTTATTCAGGACAAAAATATGCAATTTGAGATTGGCCTTGTGCCCAAAGAGGTGTCCTGGAACCGGCAGGAGCAGTTGATGCATTTTCAGGTTGACGGCCTGAAGATCAAAAGTACCGTCCAGGGAGTATTTCCGGCAATAAAGACCGCCTTTATCCACATGGTCCTGACAGTTATTGGGGCGCACAGAGCCTTAAAACTAACCGGCCTGGATATCCAGGAAGGCTCTATCCGACTGGATGTGCGTGACCTTTTAAAGAGTGCTGCCGGCATTGCCGGTCTGGTGCAGATAAAATCCATTCATGCCGAACCAGCTACTTTAAGGATTGTATATAAGCCGGACATTGAAAACGTCTTCAATCCTCACCAATGATGTGACTGCAA encodes:
- a CDS encoding EcsC family protein — protein: MQNNTDLDQGKMLQVLNWGYGKALNGVAGMSSASEIAEGYMNGNGTTLDKANSLVRWQCAKAGTSGFVSNLGGLMTMPVGIPANIASVIYVQIRMVVAIAHMGGYDIQDDRVRTLVYVCLVGNNAQQILKQAGVTLGRKVAQRAVNKISGRALIELNKKVGFRLATKFGERGIVNFGKAVPLAGGLVGGSFDYVTTKGVGKAATMIFIE